The DNA window CCGGCGATGTTGGACTCTCCCCCTCAGTCGCCTGTGTTTCCTTTCCTTCCCGTGCAAGAAGGTGAGGAGAGAAGCCGAGAGAAAGATGGTCGAGTCGGGTTCGAGTCCAACCGCTTAGGCCTTCTTCGGAACGGCCAGGATTGGGCCACAGTCCCATGTGGATCAGTCCGACGCCGATTGAAGCCCAGCCTATAGAAGAATATGTGTTCGATTAAGCCCAGTCTATGATTTGAGCCCAGCCAACCCGGCCTGGGAAAAAATAATCCCCAGACTAGGCCTGGAAATATTCCTCTAGAGAACGTGCAATGTTCATTGCTTCTAATTTTCAGTAGCATCTGGACCCTATTTGTGTTGATCAATTTATTGATTATCAAACTTCTATTTTCGGTTTTTTAGTAacaaataaaagtttatcaattATTCTGGATATTTTATACAGAAGTTCTGTCTGATGGATCAATTAACATAAGTAAATTAATTCTAATAAGCTTATGGGTATTCTAACGATCATCTATGGATTAGGGTAAAGGCAAACTTACGTTTGTTGTTCGGTTGTTCCTAATGATAAGTACAAATTAATATTGATAGCTAGCTGTTCATTagcaaatgatttttttacactTTTGCTATTTGGCAGTCGACTGCCATTTCTGATATGTGTCAGTCGATCGTAGCGACCGTCCATTCTGAACCAacgttaattttgttttgggcCGCGGGGTCCGATGGCAAGCAACACTAATTCTTTTTTGGGCTTTGTTGGGCTGTGAGTTTTGAGAATAGTGACCGGCGGCACACATAAAAATCCACCTTGAACAAGCCGACATGGGGGATTTTTTGCTGTCTCACATTTGCTTCCACCGATGCTTTTTCTGTGTGCCTCGTGATTCATCTGGAAGCATCGACGAATCTGGCAGAAGGGAGGTGACAAGGGGCGATTCGTTCTACTTCCACCGATGCTTTTTCTGTGTGCCTCGTGATTCATCTAGAAGCACCGACGATTTTGGCAGAAGGGAGGCGAAGCGGGGGCGATTCATCCGGCGAAGCGGGAGAGCGCGATTCGTCTGCCGAAGCGGGAGGGACGGGGCGAGCGCGATTCACGAGCTTCCTTAGCCGACGCCATTCTTCAGGTACGGCTGAGTGCTGACGCCATGCTCCTGGTAAGTTTGgagatttgttttgttgctcTGCCTGATTTGGATTTTGAGATAGGGTTTTACGTGGATTTGTCATGTCTCTAGCAGCTAGCGATTCTGTCGGTTAGTTTTAGAATCTCCATCATCTTGGGGGAGGGCATACCTGGATCTCTTTTCGTGAAGAGGTAAATGTGGGATTCATGCAGTTTGGTTCTCCCCATAGTTGTGGGTTTGGGGATGATTTTGTGAAGAGGTGAATAATTTGGTCACAGACACCTCACAGGGCGGAGCACTGCTTCGTGAAGCAGTACATGTTTGAACTACTCAACTCATGCGGTGTCTCCCTTGAGATGGATCTAGCTACCGAGTTCTAATTTGGGGGCATTGTTTAGCATATCAAGTTAGTTTGTGACCTGTGTAACATGTATGCTTAGCATTTGTGTCTGTTGTCCCCTCTTTGCTAAGCATGGTGCCATTGTATTAGCATATATAGTATTGAGATAGTGCTGTTAGCAGAAGCAAGACTCCTTTTCTAGGGTGATTGTTATTGGGGGCTTTTTGTGATATGTACCAAGTTCCAGGAGGGGATATAGTTGCCTTTTAAAACGGTACTGgatatatttttcacaagTAAATATCGTGGCACTGTAATCTGGATGTCACTAAGCAATAAACCTCGCTGAGCAACATTTTTTGTTGGTTCCGCTCTTGCTTTTTACCTCAAGTTTGTGGAAATATGGAAGCATATTATGTTTTTGATGTAGTGCCACCTGAGTAGCGGTAAGAGTTTTCTGGTTGACTGGTGAAACCATGATAGATTTTGGTTGGTAGTTTTAAAGCAACCTAGAAAATCATATTGTTCACTTGATCAGTCAATTGggcttttctattttttccttAACGATACCCCCAATGATTTTTCCATTTAGCTAAATAAAGTGTCCTTCGAGTAGAACACATTCAGGTCTGTCATCTCATTAAGTGTTTGtaatctttttatataattttagtatTGTCAACCAACTTATTTTTGTGCAGCTCATCAGTTGTTATATTGATTTCTCAAAATTACGTTATCCATGAAATTTGCATCCACTGGTTGTATCAATTGTTGATATTAGTGGTGTACAACTTTAGCTACATATTTGCTCGAGGTTTTACAGTGTGGGGGTGGGGGAGCAGCTACAGAGGAGCGTTGATGAGTTCCgtgcatttttattttgtcttaGTTTACCATGATTTGGGTAGGTAGATTGATTCGTTTGGTGTCTTCTACTTTAGATCTGACTGAAATTTCCTTGGTTGGTTCTGTGCAAATCGTAAACGACATCGAGGCCGTGGGTTCAGATTCGTCACTTTTCGCTGCTAACGGTCAGTGCTCAACTCCATGAGAGAGATCGTGGTTCTGCGAATGAAAACCAAACAAAGGTGGTGcaaggtatatatatgtgtatatgggATTGTCTATTCACGTATATGGGATTGTCtattggttttggttttggttttgcatTTTTCACTCTTAGTGGGCATGACCTGGGTTTTTCTCAGGGTTTTTGTTAGTAGTTGGAGATAGCATCTAATTACTTGTTCATAGTAACCACAACTTGGTTTGCTAAAATCACAGAAATattaatttgcaaataaatttatccTATTCTGCATTTTGACTAAGCAAGTGGCAATAAGTTTAATTTTCTTATCAGAATCTATGAGAAAAGCAAATAGCCTACCTGGTAATTGATATCAGCATGATACTTTTGGCAATTTTTGGGCTAGAGCTCAACATGTGCTCCTCTATAAAATTAATGTGATATAAACTCacgatttttttcccctcccttGATGATTTGTTTAGCTCATGATAGTAGATGGTAATAGTCACTAGAGTTGAAATAATgtgcatttttatatttgctctATCTAATCTATTGCACTACCcattttattatagttatcattttcaaatatgtgcCTCGCTTCTGGTTGCTTGCCATGCTAATGTTCTGAATATTTCTGCAACTATGAAATGCTAAGGTGCAGGATCTGCCTGTCCCTCTTGCTGCCAGGATTATTTTACGTAAGTTTGGTTGCTAATTATTGGTACCTGCTAAGCGCCATTTTGAGATTCGGGTTCTATGTATTTGACAAATGATGAACCCTTTTTAGAGGGTAACGATTGAATACTCAAACTTTTGTTGCAGTGTTTTGTTGGGTCATTGGATGAAGCTCTAAAAGCTCTAAAAGAGGTTGGATTGGTTTATGTGGGTTCGGTTGCGTGAGCTAGTGGATGAATTTGTTGGGGGCGGTGGTTTTGGTTGGTTTGAgctgatttgatatgtttagCATCTCCGCAGAGAGCATTTTTGCTCCATTTTCATGGTTAGTGAGTTTATCCTGTGCCTTCTGGGTGTTCGGCACTTGGGCctggatataaaatttgtagttttttcaTGCCAAATTTGGCCCCTTTCATAGGGGAATCGTCGCTAGTTTACGGTTCGTTTAACTGGCTCCTAACTGCGTTGGATGCATTTCTTGCTGGTTTTTaagctaataaaaaactagtgATCCCTTTGTTGAAACTGAGGTAAGCTTGTCTCTGGTTCTTGGTTTGTGGTAGCTCGGATATAGTGTTGATGCAGTACCACCACCAAGTAGCAGGCTAGCAGCAACAATTTTTGCCATGTGAAACCATGATCCCTTTGTCCGTTTGATTAGGACATAACTTAGATAATCCTATGTTTCACCTGATTAGTCAATTGACTTACCTTTCCTAACGACAAATGATGAAACAAATTtgtgtgtttttattttctgtaaaTTTTTGTAACTGGTCATCACACTATATATATGGTACATTATgtacactattttttttggcacaaaTAGCCCTTGATAGTtgcataatataaaataagtaaCTTTAGCATTATGAAAGTGCAACCTATAAATTACACACTCTATATATAGGTAATTTACATACTCTATTGTACGATATATAGGCTAAATTTGCACAAAGCTTAACCTATATTTGCATAATTGGAAATGTGCAACTTATGTATAAATGAGGCGCAACTTTATCATAAATGAAGTGCAACATACTATTTACTTAGTATTTTCTTCACTAGTGCAAACAATATACATGCATTTAGATGTTGATCTAACAGTGTATAATCAATTTGATTGATGGATTTTAGGCTCCCATCATTTTgcagttgcaactgcttataaaccaaaatttgaattttagaacttaattttggacttgatttaatgttttttcatcatggtttgttttacacatttcgcttttgagtTGCTattgatatgtatataataattttacctgcaaattattttttgtttgcaaaaatgCGTTTTCGCTATTCCTctaaaaagcgaaacgatgagAGTTCTGTTCTATTTTATTCTCTTACCCCTTTGAGTAATTGATGGTATCCTTCTGTTGCTTGATTGGCAGCAAAAATTACATGGCCATACACATTGAGTCATGAGATTTTTTCCTTCTGCTTGTGTTTTTATGAGATGGGAGATTGGGAGTGGTTGCCCAAAGTGGATGGGGGTAAATAGCATATGtattttgatgtgtttttgGCCTTATGGCATGTGATTTTCCATGTTCGTCACATAGATGTTGTTATGGCATGAGACTTATGGATTTAAAGAAGTTGGATGTAGTTCTCAATTACTCTGTACCTTGGTTCACAAAATTTgtagtaacattttttttgctagaaCATGGTGCATCATGGCTTTTTTGCATCGCTATAATTTCTTGAAAAGTCTGAATTCTTTTTGTACGAAGATTGTTTTATCAACTGCTTGATATTACAGCCGTAGCTTTATTTATCATAACACTACTTACATTAGGTGGGTAATTTTTTCAggttgagattttttttctctgtcaaaatttgatcttatttttgttatttactAGCTCTCTGGTTTCTATTTCTTAATACCAACCACCTATACTTGCACAATATGTATATTAAAATTGCATATAGCTTAACATATAGTTGCATAATACTGAAATATGCAAATTTAGCATAAATGAAATGCAACTGCACCATATATTATGTGCTACTATAGTTTTTATAAGTCTAGCTTAGgtgaagattattttttttactagttcGGTTCCTTTTTATTTGTCACCAAGCACTATTCATGTGCAACTCTCAACCATATGAATCAAATTTTAGTAGGCAACTAGAGTTGCAATTTTAGTTATCTCTAAAACCCCTTATTTTCAAGTATCTACAACTTTATGCATGCATAGTTCTTATCCTAGACTTGCACTGCCTAGTGATATGCAAGTTATATATCTATAGGTAGTAAGCAAATTACACGAATTAACTACAGATCTTTGTAATAGATTGTTCTGTTACTCTATTCATGGCTTTCACTGCTGTTTTCTTGGGACTAGAATTAATTGCattatttttgcttggaaatatttccatgttatatttgATATTGACTGAAGTTGTTAACAATAACATCTTGTTGCACTGGTGTATTTTTGTAGAATGGCAATCTCCTACACTACTAACCGGTGATGAAGAACATTTGCCGATGAACATACTATCATCATCGAATCGATGGATAAGATGATATGAAAGCCGAAGGAAAATATTGGTGTTTggattataaattttgtaactaTTGTTAATTCACTAAGCACTCGGATTCTATGGTGGCCATTGTGGATATGatggatatttttatatgtgaagAGATGTTGGATTGAGCAGAGCCTTACGTAGAACAATTAGCTCATTTTGTATTCGGATCTGTTTTAACATGGTCAGGATTTGGTGAATATCTGTTATCCTAAGTGTTCATAACAATTTtaattgtgtgtgtgttttaaaCAATTTGGATAGAAAGACAAAGTCAATTGAACGAAACAAACAGTTATCTTGGAAATTCAATGGAACCAAATCCTAGCttaatcataagaaaaaaaatagcacaaCCTAAAAGACAAATGACTATAAAAACTAAACCCAATAGTGCTACCGGACctcagagaaaaaaagagcCCAAAAAGCTCCCACTGGGGTGGAGCTCCTTCAACGTGTTTTGATTAAGCGAGAAgctaaacccaaaaaaaacaaagcccaaaaaaacactaaaagcTCGTACTTGAGGAAGAGAGAGCGCATACTGAGCCTAGACTTTCTTTTCTGGGCCAAAAGGCCCGAAACTACAGTaactcacaaaaaaaatcgaCTGGCATTTAAGTGAAAAGTTCAATCAGCTtcctttttttataacaaCTAAAATCATAGTTCGAACCGAACGCAgcggattttattttatccatgTCATGTGCTCGTTGCAGTGGTAGACTAGTAATACTAGAAGTAGAGATTGCTATATTGCATAATTAGCTAAAACCATCTGGCTTAGCGTTTCATTAATCCATGGTGTAAGCGATGCTGGTCAGCTCCTTGGCGTGCTTCTCCCACAGCGCCACGAACACCTCCACCCCACCACCTTTCCTCAGGCTcggcatcaccaccaccaccccgtCCTGCGGCACCTTCGCCGGCAGGATCCCGGCCAACCGCCCGCCACATCCCAGGTCCAACCGGTGCAGCTCAAGGTGAAGCCAGCTGTCCGAGTCCACGTCCGGCGACAGAACGCCCGGCTCGTCCTCGTCTGCCGGCTCCAGTGGctcctcaccgtcgtcgtGCAGCGCCCCGAAGTCGATGAACGACTGGAAGTAGCGCCGGTCGACAGCTCTGATCCCCGCGCGaaccagcgccgccgcgtccgcgaGGGTGCCGGTGGTCAGCTCCCCTGCGGTGGCGCCGGAGCTGGCGTTGATGATGAGGTTTCCGAAGAACCCGTTGGGCACAGCGGCCGTCCCGAGACGGGCGCGGCCGTTGACGGAGACGTTCACCGACGTGCgcgcgccggcgtcgagcgCCCTCACGGCGGTGATCTTCTTCCAAACGTGCGCCGACACGGTCTCGAAGGTTGTGTAGTTGCCCTGCGCGCGGCGCTTCAGCTCGGCGACGAACTCGCTCGGGTAATGCAGCAGCAGGTTGGCGACCTCGGAAAGGTCGACACGGACGACGGCGGTGCCCTGATTCCTtgcgacggcgccgtcgcgcgGCAAGAACTCCGCGCCGCGGTGCTCGAACTCGCACCTCGGCGATCGGCGCGGCGAGAGAGAGCCAGGGCCGTACGGGAGAGGGCGGTCGAGAGGCGTCGCGCCGTTGCGACGGACGGCGTCGGTCCACGCGTGAAAGAAGGTGCTCATGGAGAACCCATCGGTGGCCTGGTGGTGCGCCGACGAGGCAACCACGAGGCCGCCGCAGGCAAAGCGGTTTATCTGTAACAGGAGCAGGTGCTCCGTCGGCAAGCCCGTGTTGGCCGGCGGGTGGAGGCGCGCgagctccggcgacggcgcgagcgGGAGGTGTTCAGAGAGATCAGACGACACCTCAGCCTCGACGACgagcgcgccggcgccacctctGCCCGTAACGAAGAACGGGCCTCGACGACGGCCACCACCACGGTGGAGGCGCGCGGTGAGGAGCGGGAAGTGCGGAAGAGTTGCAAGGAGAGCGTCGAGGAGAGCGCGGGTTGTCGGGTTGGGCGGCGAGAAGGCGAAGAGGACGGTGACGTGGTAGGTCGGCGCGACGAGGTCGAACACGGTGAGCGGCACCTCCTCCGTCtcgcatggcggcggcggcacaacCAAAGTCCTCTTCACCTGCACCTCCATTGCATCTGCTCGACTGATGGATGGAGGCTGGAAATGgcgcacatatatataggctTCAATGGCTGCTTTTGTTTTCCTAGATTATCCCTCGATTATTCATCGGCTTTTATACGCGTGTTTTACAAACTATTAaatactctgtttttttataaaattttttaaataaaaatttgtttctaaaataatttttcatcacTAAAAAAATGGCCGTTTTGTTGCAATTAACAACACAGTTCTAAGTGTAAGGTAGGTGTCAATCTGTGCACGCATGCTGTGAGGCAGCTGCATGCAATGCTTTGGGTTCTATCTCCAAGGCATTTAATTGAACGAAGCGTACGTAGGTGTATATGGAAGAAGTTTTTTATACACAgttgtatatacacccgttgcttgtatgtcatctaaatagtcattaaaaaaatataaaaagaattgacaagatagtttgatatgagttatatcacttcaccaacatgcaaatttaaatttaacttctataaattgtagtaaaaataacaaaaacaattatgaatatgcatatacttagtttcagttttatttgttttttttgctacaacttgtaggagttaaatttaaacttatatgtttgtgaagtgatataactcatattaatctatcttgtcaattttttttatattttttatgactatttagatgacatgcaagcataCGGGTGTACAtatacccgtgtgctaaaaactgtttccgtGTATACGTAGAGGTCTCAGTTTGTACGGAGGACAAAAAATACCTACTACAAACTGAGCGTATATGGGATTATGGATGCGTACATGCAGATGAAGCAGAAGAGAGGTCAAGATTGTGCCACTCtctgtgctgtgctgtgcaTTGCCTTGCCTTGGTGTGCGCGGGAATGGGTTAATTGCGCGTGGATTTGAAAGCTGAAGCCATCGACTACCTTAACCGGGCTTCCTCAAAAATCCAACTGGATGATTGGGCCGACACTTCAACGTCACGTAGGCCGACGCCGTGTTTCGCATTTCGCATCTTAGTTGGGCCGGCACAAATATCACAAATCTAACCTCCTCGTGCCCAAGTCCAACCAGAGGACGCGATATATAAAACACCCTCTAAAAGGGCAAATTAGCTGACGTGACAAACCGAGATAGGGCCGTGGCGATGCCCGTTAGCAATCCGGtggttatttttgtaatttagcCCCTTGCAATCGAGCACGGGAGACGATTGGGAGGCAAGGGGGGAAAGCGAAAATTTTCTGGTGCATGGGAGGTGAGGCGTGGTCCAGACGACAAGGCGTCGCGCGCGGACGACAAGGCGTCATACGTGGGAGGCAACACGTCGCATGGACGACGAGGCGTCGTGCGCAGACAACGAGGTGTAGTGGGACGACGAGCCCCTCGCGAGGGCGCCAAGAGGctaaattgcaaaaataaccGATGGCTCACAAATGGTCGTCATCGTGGCCCTATCTtcgtttgccacgtcagctAACACTCTCTTCTAGAGGATGTTTTATATATCACGCCCTCTGGTTGGGCATGAGGAATTTAGatttgcaatatttttaaatgaaaatataattcggtaaatacttaaaaaaataaaataaaaaaatcgtagTTGTCGACCTATCTCACAGCTATCCCATAAAtcccaaaacaaacaaatctaGAATTGGAAATAGATGTGGTTCATAGATTGTTAAATTCATAGTATTACCTCTCATCCATAACACAATAATTTCTATGGTATTTAGCATAGACtaagaaaacatcaaaaaaatttctcttttAATCACTTAagtgattaattttaaattttgaattgattagatttatgTTGTAAGCATATGATTGTCTCTAAGATCattggaatgattgaaatcatgaaaatcagtatataaatgtttatattatgttacaaaatttgaatcctataattgcctatattttaggatggagagagtactagtactagtatgTATCCCATctaattttagatttgtttattttgggatggaagaAATAGCTGTTATAGCTCAAATATTAATCAATCGCTCATTTTGCTCTGTGCTTTTTCTTTGATAGGATCACTCAGCTTGCTAGCTAAATATTTCAGTACTTATAGATCACAGCTTGCTAACcaacaaatatttcaaattttcagtCCTTATTAGTACTTTATGTCATTATGTGCTATCATGGCCTCTAGAAGTCTAG is part of the Oryza brachyantha chromosome 11, ObraRS2, whole genome shotgun sequence genome and encodes:
- the LOC102715149 gene encoding tryptamine hydroxycinnamoyltransferase 1 translates to MEVQVKRTLVVPPPPCETEEVPLTVFDLVAPTYHVTVLFAFSPPNPTTRALLDALLATLPHFPLLTARLHRGGGRRRGPFFVTGRGGAGALVVEAEVSSDLSEHLPLAPSPELARLHPPANTGLPTEHLLLLQINRFACGGLVVASSAHHQATDGFSMSTFFHAWTDAVRRNGATPLDRPLPYGPGSLSPRRSPRCEFEHRGAEFLPRDGAVARNQGTAVVRVDLSEVANLLLHYPSEFVAELKRRAQGNYTTFETVSAHVWKKITAVRALDAGARTSVNVSVNGRARLGTAAVPNGFFGNLIINASSGATAGELTTGTLADAAALVRAGIRAVDRRYFQSFIDFGALHDDGEEPLEPADEDEPGVLSPDVDSDSWLHLELHRLDLGCGGRLAGILPAKVPQDGVVVVMPSLRKGGGVEVFVALWEKHAKELTSIAYTMD